Within Hyla sarda isolate aHylSar1 chromosome 7, aHylSar1.hap1, whole genome shotgun sequence, the genomic segment actTAGGaataattaacatctgctttgccgttgacttcaatgtattttactctgcactgttcacactgcgtaaattacgctcgctgaattccgttctgctagaagaaagaacatggagcagaagtccattgaagtcaatggtaaaatgtTTCCACTTGAAAACGTTTCCACACGGAATTAGCGTGAAATTCGCACAGAATTCACGTGGAATATCAGcacgaaaaaaaagaaaaagggaaattccaattggtggttgtagtccagcaaaaaaaaaaaaaatcagtttccTCATATATTCCGCGCGGAAAATCTGTGCAGATATCCGCGTTAATTTTGCACAAATTGCACAAAAATTTTGTGGGAAAAAAGCATAAATTCCGCTTCAGAATTTTTACGTGAGGattcctttagggtacattcaaactgctgcatatttgtgctgcatgttttgtgcagctgattttgctacccattaacttcaatgggtagccaaAAATATGCATCAGATCCTGtacctgtgaacataccctcaatcAATATCTACACTCTCACGTTCTCACGATGTGAGACTGTCTTCCCACATGAGCACCACGTTCTGCTAAATAAGCGCAGGAACCGCTGCCTCGCTACACCCAACTCACACCACGAGGCAGCGGGGCATCTCTCATGTGGGAATAGACCTCACATCATGAGGACGTGCGAGTAAAGGGAAGATGCATATTTATGAGGTAGTAGGGAATTCGGACGACAgaaaggatggaggcagggaagcttggCTAGCCCGCTCCCTCCTCTATTGTGCACAGAGGAAAATTTACATTTTagaaatgggcctataactctGGAACCGGACCACGGATCTTAGTAAATAACTAAGATCAGGTTcatccgcactataaccctgtgttttGGGTTTAGTGTAAGTGAACTAGTtgccagattccctttaaaggggttccgactccagcgttcggaatagtttgttccaaacgctgagcagcggagtacccctttaagtaaagctaTCTACTATCTGACTCGCACAGTCTATGGTAAGTAGCTGTAATGGAAGACTGATAAGCAAATATTAGCTCCTTTACTATGAATTattaaacttaaatgggcactgtcagattcaaaaactttttatatgtcgtGCATCTTGGtaaaacgttaaaggggtactccagtggaaaacattctattctacttaaaaatccttccagtacatatcagctgtggtatgctccacaggaagttcttttctggccacagggctctctgctgacacctctgtccatgtcaggaactttccagactagaagcaaatccccatagcaaacctgtcctgctctggacagttcctgacatggaaagaggtgtcagcagagagcactgtggtcagacagaaaagaaatacaaaaagaaaagaactttctctgtagtatacagcagctgataagtactggaaggattaagatttttaaatagaagtaatttacaaatctgttttaaactttctggcaccaattgaatacccctttaacctttctaatatacttcataagaaaatagtatttcctttttatagaaatcatgtcttATAAAATCAAGGCTTTGCCTGGGGAccactagtggtgggattttcaggagctgttatctttattaaatattctaaagttttattacaaaaggtctttaattttcatcagtagcaACATAGAAAACGTTtgcatctgacagtgtccatttaagtaaATGGGACAAAGTTGCTTTACAACAGAGATGTAATGACTGTGGTTGAGGGGGTGCATCCGCGACTGGGCTAGCAGGGGAAGGGGAACCTTCCCCTATACATTTAACAGTACAatgagttttattttatttctagacTATTGCACTTAATTGTATTGCATTTCCATTTGTAAAGATATTTCCAAATTTTACAGCTTCGTATGTGGCAAATGCATCTGAGAATTTATTTGCTGAATGTCCAGATGCATACACCCATTTCTGTTTACATGGCACATGTCGGTTCTTGGTATCAGAATGGACACCTTCTTGCATGTAAGTATGTAAAAATGGTCATATAGTATGATTTCTTCTTTTGTAACCTTtgcactttatatacatatacaccactgAAAATGCACACAGTTATGCCACTCTATAGGAATCATTTTTTTACAATCATAGGTGGAGAGAATCAGATTATGGAAAGATAATAAACCCAAtatagggataataaacacagtaatgtcacaatacATGTACACAGCTGACAAACCTATGATCCATCAGTACAGCCATAATGACACAGTACACGGGTATTAACACAGGAATAAAGTCACATTACAGGAATGATAACCATGGAAGCTGGCActtacacatagtgatgtcatagattTGGAATCATGTAGAACagtagtttccaaactgtgggcctccagatgaaAAACTAGGGgcattatgctgggagttgtagttttgcaacatctggaggttcacaaatTGTAGACCACTGATGTTCTCTCTGAAGGACATAGCCAATTGAATTAATTTAGCATTATGTACTGCATTATTTCTTCGGCCATGTtctctgcagtataaagcagatTGAAGGTCCCAGGATTGTTAAGGGGATCTTAgttacatgtcagaagttttgatttGTGGGGGTCTGGATGCCTATTAAAACTTCTGCAGAGAAGAAGGAGTAGGAAACGGAAGCTGGAATCGATCGCGCTGTCATCAAATTGGGACAAATCCAAAATATCAGGTAAGATACTTTATTTAAAGTACACGCAATGCGTTTCAAAACACTCAGGTTTTTTCATCAGGCGTCTGACACCTGATGAAGAAACCTGAgtgttttgaaacgcgttgtgtgtacTTTAAATAAAATATCTTACCTGATATTTTGGATTTTTCCCGATTTGGTGCGATTCCAGCTTCCGTTTCCTACTCCTTCTTCTCTGCATATTATCACGTCCGCTAGCCGGCATGGGAAGCCGCTGCAGTCTCAGTGTATTCTACTCTTGTGAGCGTTGTGCCTTCCTAGCACAACCCAACCAGGTGAGCGAGTCCTCATTACCATCACCCCTCACCGCCAACTCTCAttgattccacacagggagcgctccgtgttcttttctgtttattaAAACTTCTGCCATGTTGCTATGACatttcagaagtttttttttttttttttttaaatgatagatACTCTTTATATTCTTTCTTAGATGTTTCACAGGTTACATGGGCAGTAGATGCCAGAAAATGGATTTGTTGCAGATGATGGCTGGTGACCCTCACTCCATTTTGGCAGCAGCACTTCTGGTTGTACTAACAATGACTTTCATCACATACTTTGGTATTTAGTAAGTATACTCTTACATGTTTATCTGCTATAACTCACCAGAATTGTTATATTATAATAACACATCCCTATCTGAAGACTATGAATAGTTATTATAGCAATGCAGCTTGTCTACATAAAGT encodes:
- the LOC130282483 gene encoding protransforming growth factor alpha-like isoform X1 translates to MLIGVILAIAASYVANASENLFAECPDAYTHFCLHGTCRFLVSEWTPSCICFTGYMGSRCQKMDLLQMMAGDPHSILAAALLVVLTMTFITYFGIYLCRRKAQSELKTIDVNGYLFKEKWEHLNRAQKSRRTGPMGK
- the LOC130282483 gene encoding protransforming growth factor alpha-like isoform X2; this translates as MLIGVILAIAASYVANASENLFAECPDAYTHFCLHGTCRFLVSEWTPSCICFTGYMGSRCQKMDLLQMMAGDPHSILAAALLVVLTMTFITYFGIYLCRRKAQSELKTIDVNGCMPPIQISPPYFRIN
- the LOC130282483 gene encoding probetacellulin-like isoform X3; protein product: MLIGVILAIAASYVANASENLFAECPDAYTHFCLHGTCRFLVSEWTPSCICFTGYMGSRCQKMDLLQMMAGDPHSILAAALLVVLTMTFITYFGIYLCRRKAQSELKTIDVNDV